A stretch of Henckelia pumila isolate YLH828 chromosome 4, ASM3356847v2, whole genome shotgun sequence DNA encodes these proteins:
- the LOC140865812 gene encoding ASI1-immunoprecipitated protein 1, translating to MDAEEIYASFLEKVRRTMYIDNMSPGATETVVKAAFDQFGEVLSVHFIPNYLQPKNFPKAALVEMKNPKQAEEIIGAMEVYPFMILGMPRPVRARPAKLEMFDDRPRKPGRRILCRWIDPKDPNFEVAQKIKKLVKTHAAEASFLLMEQLKEEEKLAAQQNETLKANFRKYELIDGVHEDGTATQLARYYNMRSSDS from the exons ATGGATGCCGAAGAAATTTATGCTTCCTTCTTGGAGAAGGTGAGAAGGACGATGTACATTGATAACATGTCGCCAGGGGCAACCGAAACCGTTGTGAAAGCTGCTTTTGATCAGTTTGGTGAAGTGCTGAGTGTTCATTTCATTCCAAACTATCTTCAACCCAAAAATTTTCCAAAAGCTGCTTTAGTGGAAATGAAAAATCCAAAGCAGGCTGAAGAAATTATAGGAGCGATGGAAGTCTATCCTTTCATGATATTGGGAATGCCAAGACCGGTTAGAGCTCGGCCTGCTAAATTGGAGATGTTCGATGATCGTCCCAGAAAACCAGGAAGGAGAATACTATGTCGTTGGATAGATCCTAAAGATCCTAATTTTGAGGTTGCTCAGAAAATCAAGAAACTCGTGAAGACTCATGCTGCAGAAGCATCATTCTTGCTTATG GAACAACTAAAAGAGGAAGAAAAGCTCGCAGCCCAACAGAACGAAACCTTGAAAGCAAATTTTAGGAAGTATGAACTGATAGATGGCGTCCACGAAGATGGAACAGCTACACAACTGGCTCGATACTATAACATGCGTAGTTCAGATTCTTGA
- the LOC140863684 gene encoding mitogen-activated protein kinase kinase 3 gives MAGLEELKRKLVPLFDAEKGFPSDSIIDPSDSCMLSDGGAVNLLSKSYNIYNINELGLQKCASSAFFADDSEKTYRCASHEMRIFGCIGSGASSVVQRAIHIPNHRIIALKKINIFEKEKRQQLLTEIRTLCEAPCHQGLVQFYGAFYTPDSGQISIALEYMDGGSLADILRVRKSIPEPILSSMVKELLLGLSYLHGDRHLVHRDIKPANLLVNLKGESKITDFGISAGLEDSMAMCATFVGTVTYMSPERIRNESYSYPADIWSLGLALFECAAGEFPYSANEGPVNLMLQILDDKSPSLSKEIFSPELCSFVDACLQKDPVARPTAEQLLSHPFVTKYEDAEVNLGAFVRGIFDPIERMKDLADMLTIHYYLLFDGSDDLWHHVKTIYQEKSIFSFGGTEYVGPDNILTTLTSIRKTLAGEWPPEKLVHVVEKLQCRAHGQNGVAIRVTGSFIVGNQFLICGDGVQVEGLPNFQDLSIDIPSKRMGTFQEQFTVEASDMIGRYFIAKQELYIVQ, from the exons ATGGCTGGCCTGGAGGAATTGAAGAGGAAGCTAGTGCCACTGTTTGATGCAGAAAAAGGGTTCCCATCTGACTCAATAATCGACCCTTCAGATTCTTGCATG CTATCCGATGGTGGGGCAGTTAATTTGCTGAGCAAATCGTACAATATATACAACATCAATGAGCTTGGGTTGCAGAAATGCGCATCATCCGCGTTTTTCGCAGATGATTCTGAGAAAACATACAGGTGTGCCTCGCATGAGATGAGGATCTTTGGGTGCATTGGTAGTGGTGCGAGCAGTGTTGTTCAGAGGGCAATTCATATTCCAAATCATAGGATCATTGCCCTCAAgaagattaatatttttgaaaag GAGAAAAGGCAACAACTTCTAACTGAAATAAGAACATTATGTGAAGCACCATGTCATCAAGGTCTTGTCCAGTTTTATGGTGCTTTCTACACTCCAGACTCTGGGCAGATTAGCATAGCTTTAGAGTATATGGATGGTGGATCTTTGGCAGATATCCTCCGTGTTCGGAAGAGCATACCAGAGCCAATACTTTCCTCTATGGTGAAAGAACTTTTGCTC GGACTAAGTTACTTGCACGGAGATAGACATTTAGTTCATAGAGATATCAAACCTGCAAATTTGCTCGTAAATCTGAAAGGAGAGTCAAAGATTACAGATTTTGGCATTAGCGCGGGACTAGAGGATTCAATGGCAATG TGTGCAACTTTTGTTGGAACTGTTACATACATGTCTCCTGAGCGAATACGAAATGAAAGTTACTCTTATCCTGCTGATATTTGGAGCCTTGGGCTTGCACTCTTCGAGTGTGCTGCGGGTGAATTTCCATACTCTGCTAATGAAGGCCCTGTTAATCTCATGTTGCAG ATTTTGGACGATAAATCTCCATCTCTGTCAAAGGAAATATTTTCGCCAGAGTTATGTTCATTTGTTGATGCTTGCCTCCAGAAAGATCCAGTTGCCAGGCCAACAGCTGAGCAG CTGCTATCACACCCGTTTGTTACCAAGTACGAGGATGCTGAGGTCAACTTGGGTGCTTTTGTCCGAGGTATATTTGATCCAATTGAACGGATGAAAGATCTTGCAGAT ATGTTAACAATACACTATTACTTGCTTTTCGATGGGTCCGACGATCTTTGGCATCACGTAAAGACTATATATCAAGAGAAATCAATTTTCAG TTTTGGTGGGACAGAATACGTTGGTCCAGACAACATCCTTACAACGTTGACAAGTATTCGGAAGACATTGGCTGGTGAATGGCCTCCTGAGAAGTTAGTGCATGTCGTGGAGAAGCTTCAATGCCGCGCTCATGGTCAAAATGGAGTTGCAATCCGTGTCACAGGGTCGTTTATTGTTGGAAATCAGTTCCTGATATGTGGAGATGGCGTGCAAGTGGAGGGTTTGCCAAATTTTCAGGACCTTTCAATTGACATACCTAGTAAGCGCATGGGGACATTTCAAGAGCAGTTTACTGTAGAAGCATCAGACATGATCGGCCGATATTTCATAGCCAAACAAGAACTTTACATCGTTCAATAG